Proteins from one Nakamurella multipartita DSM 44233 genomic window:
- a CDS encoding DUF5666 domain-containing protein → MNDTSRPRRVSVRGITIVAATAAVLIGGAAAAAAADDGGNSTSQGSSTSASPSAPSAQAAPSVAGAQSGSGDGSATPPAPKPHLDGTVSSVTSSSILITDPEGFTRTIHLSGDTTYGDGVSLPVAVGERIHAEGTVDTDGTSLAARVIASAPEPPAPGAAGPGGGPAGPPAPPADGSAPTPPTPPTDGSLPAPPSGAEQAPSTTTVAPTS, encoded by the coding sequence ATGAACGACACCTCCCGCCCCCGACGGGTCTCCGTCCGGGGCATCACCATCGTGGCCGCCACCGCGGCCGTCCTGATCGGTGGGGCGGCGGCCGCCGCCGCGGCCGACGACGGGGGCAACTCCACCAGCCAGGGATCGAGCACCAGCGCGTCCCCGTCGGCCCCGTCAGCACAGGCGGCACCGTCGGTCGCGGGCGCGCAGTCGGGATCCGGCGACGGCTCGGCGACCCCGCCGGCCCCGAAGCCGCACCTGGACGGAACGGTGTCCTCGGTGACCTCGAGCAGCATCCTGATCACCGACCCGGAAGGCTTCACCCGGACGATCCACCTGTCCGGTGACACCACCTACGGCGACGGGGTGTCGCTGCCCGTCGCGGTCGGGGAGCGGATCCACGCCGAAGGGACCGTCGACACCGACGGGACGTCGCTGGCCGCCAGGGTCATCGCCTCGGCGCCCGAGCCGCCGGCGCCGGGCGCGGCCGGACCGGGCGGTGGTCCGGCCGGACCGCCGGCTCCGCCCGCCGACGGCTCCGCGCCGACCCCGCCGACCCCGCCTACCGATGGTTCGCTGCCGGCCCCGCCCAGCGGCGCCGAGCAGGCTCCGAGCACGACGACGGTCGCCCCCACGAGCTGA
- a CDS encoding helix-turn-helix domain-containing protein, whose product MGLVDDISAARIATALRQVGPRLKGLRTQRGLTLTVVSASTGISKSTLSRLETGQRRPTLELLLALSHAYRVPLDDLVAAPEEGDPRLRLKPGRVKGRTVIPLTRQSDGMQAWKIIIPTSNVTPETRSHDGDEWIYVLSGHMRFLLGDQDMVLGPGDVAAFDTKVPHWFGSTGDAPAEILSIFGRPGERMTVRTTPR is encoded by the coding sequence ATGGGCCTCGTGGACGATATTTCGGCGGCGAGGATCGCCACCGCGCTGCGGCAAGTCGGGCCGCGCCTCAAGGGACTGCGCACCCAGCGGGGGTTGACCCTGACCGTTGTCTCAGCCTCGACCGGGATCTCGAAGAGCACGTTGTCGCGGCTGGAGACCGGGCAGCGGCGGCCCACCCTGGAGCTGCTGCTCGCGCTCTCCCACGCCTATCGGGTGCCGTTGGATGACCTTGTGGCGGCGCCCGAGGAGGGTGATCCACGACTGCGGCTCAAGCCTGGCCGGGTCAAGGGCCGGACGGTGATCCCGCTGACGCGGCAGTCGGACGGCATGCAGGCTTGGAAGATCATCATCCCGACCAGCAATGTCACCCCGGAAACACGTTCCCACGACGGCGATGAATGGATCTACGTGCTGTCCGGGCACATGCGCTTCCTCCTGGGGGACCAGGACATGGTGCTCGGACCCGGTGACGTGGCCGCATTCGATACCAAGGTGCCGCATTGGTTCGGCAGTACAGGTGACGCACCCGCCGAGATTCTCAGCATCTTCGGGCGACCCGGCGAACGCATGACCGTCAGAACGACACCCCGTTGA